The sequence ACGTATCGTTTTAGAGGCTACAGGCCagcattgttttttttagttcagttttaaatatgtcaaattATGATTAGGGTATCATAAGCATGTATAATTgctgtgaaaaaaaaatcatttacttGTTGTAGAGGAGTTAGAGCAGAAGTACAAGGATGCCAAGAATAACGTAGAAGAGTTGGAGCGACGTGGGTGCACCGTGATTCATGGTGTTAATGTTCACTCCATGGATAAAGATCATCGCGTAGTCCGGTCGATTGTGTATGATAGAATCATATTCAATTTCCCTCATGCAGGGTTTCATTTTGGTCGCGAGACTGATAGCTACACCATCTTGTATGTAAATCTTGTTTCTttggtatatattttgatttgttgGTGTTccatttttggtttattaaacAAGTTTATGCGGACGTAGGCAACACCAAGAAGTGGTGAAAGGCTTTTTCCTAAGTGCCAAAGAGTTGGTTGATGCCAGTGGAGAGATTCATGTGACCCATAAGATAGCACATCCATTTACCAGTTGGAATATCAAGACTCTTGGTGAAGAAAAGGGTTTGAATTGTGTCAGAGAAAAAGAATTTTATACGTTTCAATATCCAGGTTACTCCAACAAGAGGGGAAGTGGAATTGACTGTGACTCTAGCTTCCCTGTTGGATTATCTTCGACTTTCATGTTTAAGAAGAAGCCCTGGTATGAAAGTGTGTTCTTGGGCAGGttcatttgagttttattcaTATGTGTGGGCTAGAAACGAAGCCGAGCCTAAGAAGGCTTCTGCATCTCTTTAAATTTTCTgcaatttcaataaaaaatcatattaacgAATTGTTGATTGATTATTTAATCGTGGGAATCTATCAAACAACTAAAATTGATGAGTTTCCTTCCTAGTCATCCCTATatgtttatttcatatttttttttctataaaatatttttgcaagcttttagtattttaatatgcatttatgaattttagaacgtatgtaaattttaaataatatgataaaatacTTTTTGTAACTTTACTTGAAAATTATGAAAGACAAAATTACacttgaaatattattttatattcaagtTAATAGATTTAcagtttttaacaaaaattatggaagaatttctatttcatttttattatgattagGTGTCCCCTGTTCCTTCTTCTTTATAAGTCAGAATTCAGAAAAGTAAATTGACTCAAATGTAGATAAGGCCCGGACCTAGTGTTTCTTAGAAAAGCGATACAAACATGACTACCATTTGAGCTTATAATgcatgctgacaaaaaaaatagacagTTTAGGAACAAATCAGTACAACCATTATCCTAAATTGCTATTGGAACAATTTAGCATATTATAGCGAGTTGGAAACAAGAGGGGTCTAATTCTTATCGTCAAATAGCATTCAAAATGGTGCATGAATTAATACTGCATTGAATGTTTGagatacataaatattatgaataatactATATGTTACAAATTTTactggttaaatttttttttttttttaaagaaaaatgtgaAATGCTATAAACGGCTCGTAAATGTCATGACTGGGTACATTGGTAGCAACCAATCGAAAACGAAAGAGGGCCGGCAAAATGGTGcatgtatataaaaattaagtgCTCTTTGAAGCAAATAAATTATCGCAGAGTCCGAAGAGACAGATTCCAGAACCAAACATTTAACGGTAGTCTCTTAATACATCATACATGTGTCTATAACTCTATATATCGTCATAAAATTctaatttcgtcggaaaaaactcaaaaactctATATATCGTCAATGTgtgaaaattgaaaagaaaaaaatataacgacGAAATGAAAACCAAAAGGTTAAGACAATACAGCAATAAGCAAAGGATACTTCTGGTCGGAGAAGGAGACTTCACCTTTTCTCTATCTTTAGCTAGAGCCTTTGGTTCTGCAACAAATCTCACGATACTCGAGGTAAACCAATCAACTCATATTACTTTGTATACATTTATTAAggaaccatatatatatgtcatatgATTTTggtaataaatatttgtaacaaaaatattgCAGAGGAAATAGAGCTTAACTATGCGAATGGGAAAGCTAACATAGAAGAATTGACGAGACTCGGCTGCACCGAGATCCATGATTTAACGTGCACTCCATGAGGCTTGCTCCAAGATCAGAGCGTTATAATAGAATAATCTTTAATTTTCCTCATTCAGGGTTTGGTTTTGGTAGTGAGCACCATAGACAGTACATCATGTAATGTATCCCTTCTGCTTcgtttctgtatttttttcctGGGGGATTATTTTGATGTATTGAAAATGTGGTGGGTAATCACAGGTTACACCAAGAACTTGTGAGAGAATTTTTGAAGAGCTCAAAGAAGATGGTGAAAGACAAAGATGGAGAGATTCACATTACTCACAAGACGGCTCATCCATTTAGCGAGTGGAAGATAGTGACTCTGGCTGAAGAAAATGGTTTGTGTTTGACTCAAGAGGTGGAATTTAGCAAATGGTATTTTCCTGGTTACTCGAATAAGAAGGGATCTAGACCTCGCTGTAACTCTAGCTTCCCTGTCGGAAAATCTTCGACTTTCATTTTTAAGAAACGGTTAATTAGATAATCACAAGGTCCTTTGCATGACCGTCTAAGAACTCTTATGCTCAGCATATTAAATTTCAAGCGAGTCTTAGATTTTGGCTATTCAATATCGACGTATGTTTTGATTAACCTCAAAAGCTCAACTAAAAATTATTGCTATAATTTTCAAATGGTTTGGACCGTTTGGTAGTCACCGGGAACATGATAAGCTCCATCAATGCTATTA is a genomic window of Brassica oleracea var. oleracea cultivar TO1000 unplaced genomic scaffold, BOL UnpScaffold00986, whole genome shotgun sequence containing:
- the LOC106320627 gene encoding uncharacterized protein At4g26485-like produces the protein MKEILKKVNQTSERVSHYNNKQKILLVGEGDFSFSLCLAKAFGSATNITATSLDTREELEQKYKDAKNNVEELERRGCTVIHGVNVHSMDKDHRVVRSIVYDRIIFNFPHAGFHFGRETDSYTILQHQEVVKGFFLSAKELVDASGEIHVTHKIAHPFTSWNIKTLGEEKGLNCVREKEFYTFQYPGYSNKRGSGIDCDSSFPVGLSSTFMFKKKPWYESVFLGRFI